From Terriglobales bacterium, one genomic window encodes:
- a CDS encoding metal-sensitive transcriptional regulator — protein MARRNQTSASGREAACACPPDPHARKAVAVDPEIRAANLNRLRRIEGQVRGLQRMVEEGRYCADILVQLSAVNEALRNVGRELLRNHLRNCATAAIKDSPQRAEAMYDELVELFSRFSR, from the coding sequence ATGGCAAGACGAAACCAGACCTCCGCCTCCGGTCGCGAAGCTGCCTGCGCGTGCCCGCCGGACCCACATGCCCGCAAAGCGGTGGCCGTGGACCCGGAGATCCGCGCGGCCAACCTCAACCGCTTGCGCCGGATCGAGGGTCAGGTGCGTGGGTTGCAGCGCATGGTCGAAGAGGGCCGCTATTGTGCCGACATCCTGGTGCAGCTTTCCGCGGTGAACGAGGCCCTGCGCAACGTCGGACGCGAGTTGTTGCGCAACCACCTCCGCAATTGCGCCACCGCCGCCATCAAGGACTCGCCGCAGCGCGCCGAAGCAATGTACGACGAACTGGTCGAACTGTTCTCGCGGTTCTCGAGGTAG
- a CDS encoding tetratricopeptide repeat protein has translation MSTPGSIRCIRCGHEFQPSDKFCAECGAFLRDAYIDQRLLLALVHEQEGDREQARRELERMLEAEPEHVLANHLLGALLFRQGVLEVAVKHYERALAKAPRFARAWYDLGVAHYHRGDMPAAVEAYRRCLAADPHSNAAHYRLAIALFHAGDLDEALREFEQAVMLTPDYLMAHYHMGVIHERRGDIEAAERAFERSQEEAVGEVSSLYHMALLKRAEGDDKAADEYLRRAREFGVQKTAR, from the coding sequence ATGAGCACCCCCGGCAGCATCCGATGCATCCGCTGCGGACACGAGTTCCAGCCCAGCGACAAGTTCTGCGCCGAATGCGGCGCCTTTCTGCGCGACGCGTACATCGACCAGCGGCTCCTGCTGGCCCTGGTGCACGAGCAGGAGGGAGACCGCGAACAGGCACGCCGCGAATTGGAACGCATGCTGGAAGCGGAGCCGGAGCATGTCTTGGCGAATCATCTGCTGGGCGCCCTGCTGTTCCGCCAAGGGGTCCTGGAGGTGGCGGTGAAGCACTATGAGCGGGCCTTGGCCAAGGCTCCTCGCTTCGCGCGAGCCTGGTATGACCTGGGAGTGGCGCACTACCATCGTGGCGACATGCCCGCTGCGGTCGAAGCCTACCGCCGGTGCCTGGCCGCCGATCCTCACAGCAATGCCGCCCACTACCGCCTGGCCATCGCCCTCTTCCATGCCGGGGACCTGGATGAGGCCTTGCGGGAATTCGAGCAGGCCGTGATGCTCACGCCCGACTACCTGATGGCGCACTATCACATGGGCGTGATCCACGAGCGGCGCGGGGACATCGAGGCGGCGGAGCGCGCCTTCGAGCGCAGCCAGGAGGAGGCGGTCGGGGAAGTGAGCAGCCTGTATCACATGGCCCTGCTGAAACGTGCCGAGGGTGACGACAAGGCGGCCGACGAGTACTTGCGCCGGGCTCGCGAGTTCGGAGTGCAAAAGACGGCGCGCTGA
- a CDS encoding STAS domain-containing protein yields MDLEIQIREQEGVTVVACLGKLILSEETTQFGNQVRTLLDQKPVIVMDLSGLSYADSSGIGTLMGLFVAARARSGEIKFAQPSDRIAKVLKSMQLVGVMGMYPHVDDAVRSLKTGAAGAGPF; encoded by the coding sequence ATGGACCTTGAGATCCAGATCCGCGAACAGGAGGGCGTGACCGTCGTCGCCTGCCTGGGCAAGCTGATCCTGAGCGAGGAGACTACCCAGTTCGGCAACCAGGTACGCACCTTGTTGGATCAGAAGCCGGTGATCGTCATGGATCTGAGTGGCCTGTCCTACGCCGACAGCAGCGGCATCGGCACCCTGATGGGCCTGTTCGTGGCCGCCCGCGCCCGCAGCGGCGAGATCAAGTTCGCCCAGCCTTCCGACCGCATCGCCAAGGTGCTCAAATCCATGCAACTGGTGGGCGTGATGGGGATGTATCCCCACGTGGACGATGCCGTGCGCTCCCTGAAGACCGGTGCCGCCGGCGCCGGCCCTTTCTGA